CCATTTTTCATACATCTGATTTGCACTGCCTGGAATATCTTCATAAGGACGAGTTCTATACAAAACACGCATCAGAACATCGCCTACAACGAGGGATTTTACAAGGTTGTCCACGAGAGAAAATGTCAGCTTAAATCCCGGATTTTTTTCAAAACCTTGAGCGCTTAAAGAAAGGACAGGCACTTGAGAAAGTCCCGCATCGTTGAGCGCCCGACGTATAAATCCGATATAGTTTGTCGCACGGCAACCGCCGCCTGTCTGTGTGATGATAAGCGCAACTTTATCGAGGTCGTATTTGCCGCTTTCGAGCGCAGAAATCATCTGACCTGCGACAATCAAAGATGGATAGCAAGCATCGTTGTTTACATATTTCAATCCGGCTTCCACAGCTTTCGGGTCAACTGCGTCGAGAACAACAAAATTATATCCGCCGGAACGGAACGCCTGTTGCAAAATTCTAAAATGAATCGGCGACATCTGCGGTCCGATGATTGTATAATCTTTTTTCATCTCTTCTGTAAAGACAACTCTGTGATATGCAGAAGACTGAACTGTTCCGCGAGTTTTATTTCTTCGCCTTTCTTTTACAGCGGCGATAAGCGAACGAATACGTATTCTCACAGCGCCGAGGTTGCTTCCTTCATCAATTTTGATGAGAGTGTACATCCTCGATTTTGCCCGAAGAATTTCATCTACCTGATCGGCTGTGACAGCATCGAGACCGCAGCCAAAAGAAGTCAACTGAACAAGCTCTAGATTCGGCATTTCGCTTACAAACTGTGCTGCGCGATACAACCTGTTGTGATACACCCACTGGTCAATTATACGTAGCGGTCTCTCTATTTTTCCAAGATGGGCAACAGAATCTTCTGAAAGGACTGCAAGCCCGAGCCCGTTTATCATCTCCGGAATACCGTGATTTATTTCAGGGTCAAGGTGATAAGGTCTTCCCGCGAGCACAACTCCTGTTCCACCTTTTGTGATTATCTCTTCAAGTGCGTCTTCGCCTGCCTTTTGAACATCGTCTTTGAATTTTTCCTGTTCTGCCCAAGCCTTTTCTACTGCGTCTATGATTTGCTGTTTTTTGAACTGAGGGAATTTCGGCATCAGCTCTTCGCACATCCTTTCAGCTAGACGATCTTTGTCATCAATTGGGAGGAACGGATTCATGTATAAGATTGAAGGGTCTTGACGAAGTTCGTCGACATTGTTTTTGAGGACTTCCGGATAGCTTGTTACAATCGGACAATTGTAGTGGTCGCCTGCCCCTGTATCTTCCTTTTTTTCATAAGGCGCACACGGATAAAATATAAACTTAACGCCGCGTTGAATCAAAGAAACGACGTGCCCGTGGCTGATTTTTCCGGGATAACACACAGATTCTGACGGAATTGTCTCCAATCCTTTTTCATAAACTGTGCGGCTTGAACGCTGGCTCAGAATTACGCGGAATCCGAGTTCATTGAAAATCGTAAACCACAAAGGATAGTTTTCGTACATGTTGAGGACGCGAGGAATTCCCACATCTCCCATTGGAGCATCTTCGGGTTTTCGCGGAACATAGCTGAACAATCTTTTGTATTTCCAGTCAAAAAGGTTTGGAAGAGGTCCTGCGTCGTCATCAAGGCTATTGTTTTTATTGTTGCTTGCATCCTGAACATTGCCTTCAAGCTCCGCTCCTCTTTCACATCTGTTGCCAGTCACAAAAACTCGTTTTTCATTTCCTGAATAGAATGTGTTGATTGTGAGGAGACAGTTATTCTGACATTTTCCGCAGCGCCTGAGTTCTAGGTCAACATGGAAATTTTCAAGTTCATCAAATTTTGCGATGTTAGAGCGAACATCATGGACTGTTCCTTCCGGTTCATCAGGTTTAGGTTCCATAAGGTCACACCACTGGTCATAAGCTATCAAAGCAGAGCCGTATGCGCCCATCAAACCTGCGACATCGGGACGATAGACTTTTACTCCTGCAATTTTTTCAAAAGCACGGAGAATTGAATCATTGAAGAACGTTCCACCTTGTACGACAACTTTTTGCCCAATATCAGATGCTTTGCGAAGTTTTATGACTTTGAACAATGCGTTTTTAATAACTGAATAAGAGAGTCCGGCGGCGATATCTGCTACGGACGCACCTTCTTTTTGCGCCTGTTTTACACGGCTGTTCATAAATACTGTACATCGGCTTCCCAAATCTACAGGTTTTTCTGCCATGAGGGCAATTTTACTGAACTCTTTTACGTCCATGCCCATCGTGTTTGCAAAGTTGTCGAGGAAAGAACCGCATCCGGCAGAGCACGCTTCATTCAGCTGAATGCTGACAATAGCTCCGTCTTTCATCCTAAGGCATTTCATATCTTGACCGCCGATATCCAAAAGGAATTCGACACCGGGAACAAAAAAGTTTGCAGCACGGAAATGAGTGATTGTTTCAACTTCGCCTGCATCTACACCGAGAGCCGCTTTGAATAAAGCTTCTCCGTAACCTGTAGAAACAGCACGTGCAATGTAAACATCATCCGGCAACTGTCTATATAAATCTTTGAGAACTTTTACTGCGAGTTCAACAGGATTCCCCTGATTATGTGCGTAAAAATCCCAGATAATTCTTCCATCTTTGTCTATAAGGCACGCCTTTGTAGTCGTAGAACCTGAATCGAGCCCCAAGAAAACAGGACCGTGAGTTTTTTTCAGGTCTCCGCGTTTTGCTTTTTGTTCCGAATGGCGAACTTGAAATTCATCCAACTCAGCCTGACCTGTAAAAAGTGGGTCAAGGCGCTGAACTTCTCTCAGCTCGGCGCCGACAAGATTTTTCAATGAATCACGGAATTCGGCAATCGTAGGGAACTTAAAATCTCCGTTTTCGCCGCTAAATTTGCGTTCAGCTCCAAAAGCACATCCGCTCGCTACAAAAAGCTGTGAATCGTCAGGAACTATAATTTCGTCATCTTTAAGATTGAGTGTCACTATAAAACGGTGACGCAGCTGGTCAAGGAAGTGAAGCGGACCTCCCAAAAATGCGATGTGACCTCTTATCGGTTTTCCACATGCAAGCCCGGAAATTGTCTGGCTTACAACCGCCTGAAAAATAGATGCAGCGATATCTTCTCGGCGCGCACCTTCGTTAATTAAAGGCTGAATATCGGTTTTGGCAAAGACACCGCAGCGTGCAGCGATTGGATAAATCTGCTGAGAACCTTTTGCAAGTTCATTTAAACCTGATGCATCCGTCTCTAGCAAAGCAGCCATCTGGTCAATAAACGCACCTGTACCGCCGGCGCATGTGCCGTTCATACGCTGTTCAACGCCGCCGCGGAAATATGTAATTTTGG
The DNA window shown above is from Treponema sp. Marseille-Q3903 and carries:
- a CDS encoding 2-hydroxyacyl-CoA dehydratase, encoding MSDSLLPVRMGIDVGSTTVKVAVLSDDDKLIYGDYQRHRADIRSTIISVVNKALDFLEKTIEGGSSRQLTVKVTGSGGLSVSQWLNIPFIQEVIAATTAVKKLIPQTDVVIELGGEDAKITYFRGGVEQRMNGTCAGGTGAFIDQMAALLETDASGLNELAKGSQQIYPIAARCGVFAKTDIQPLINEGARREDIAASIFQAVVSQTISGLACGKPIRGHIAFLGGPLHFLDQLRHRFIVTLNLKDDEIIVPDDSQLFVASGCAFGAERKFSGENGDFKFPTIAEFRDSLKNLVGAELREVQRLDPLFTGQAELDEFQVRHSEQKAKRGDLKKTHGPVFLGLDSGSTTTKACLIDKDGRIIWDFYAHNQGNPVELAVKVLKDLYRQLPDDVYIARAVSTGYGEALFKAALGVDAGEVETITHFRAANFFVPGVEFLLDIGGQDMKCLRMKDGAIVSIQLNEACSAGCGSFLDNFANTMGMDVKEFSKIALMAEKPVDLGSRCTVFMNSRVKQAQKEGASVADIAAGLSYSVIKNALFKVIKLRKASDIGQKVVVQGGTFFNDSILRAFEKIAGVKVYRPDVAGLMGAYGSALIAYDQWCDLMEPKPDEPEGTVHDVRSNIAKFDELENFHVDLELRRCGKCQNNCLLTINTFYSGNEKRVFVTGNRCERGAELEGNVQDASNNKNNSLDDDAGPLPNLFDWKYKRLFSYVPRKPEDAPMGDVGIPRVLNMYENYPLWFTIFNELGFRVILSQRSSRTVYEKGLETIPSESVCYPGKISHGHVVSLIQRGVKFIFYPCAPYEKKEDTGAGDHYNCPIVTSYPEVLKNNVDELRQDPSILYMNPFLPIDDKDRLAERMCEELMPKFPQFKKQQIIDAVEKAWAEQEKFKDDVQKAGEDALEEIITKGGTGVVLAGRPYHLDPEINHGIPEMINGLGLAVLSEDSVAHLGKIERPLRIIDQWVYHNRLYRAAQFVSEMPNLELVQLTSFGCGLDAVTADQVDEILRAKSRMYTLIKIDEGSNLGAVRIRIRSLIAAVKERRRNKTRGTVQSSAYHRVVFTEEMKKDYTIIGPQMSPIHFRILQQAFRSGGYNFVVLDAVDPKAVEAGLKYVNNDACYPSLIVAGQMISALESGKYDLDKVALIITQTGGGCRATNYIGFIRRALNDAGLSQVPVLSLSAQGFEKNPGFKLTFSLVDNLVKSLVVGDVLMRVLYRTRPYEDIPGSANQMYEKWNAVAEDLFSKHVSFRKFNKLIKNIVNDFDNLPLKPIKKPRVGVVGEILVKFHPMANNQIVETIEREGAECVMPDLLDFFFYSFSDGIFRHKKLAFAKKSETEARLLVWGLELYRRKMKKYLNKSRRFEAPHSIYSMMKCVDDIISLGNVTGEGWFLTAEMVELINEGAPSIACVQPFACLPNHVTGKGVIKELRRRFPDANISAIDYDPGSSEVNQLNRLKLLLSNAPIGKHPDEVENDMIRMPDGHFVKAEIRYAEGTTDTDPANEA